The Hymenobacter oligotrophus genome has a window encoding:
- a CDS encoding T9SS type A sorting domain-containing protein: MMRKLTFLLGGLLAYAGGVQAQCVYETITPTSGGSNLLSQIRFQLVSGNCTPTTGTLADIDRAYTSSTNTYELRDIVLYIKNDVVIDANLELSNNKTAIIVGKDPAIVNGNLTTTNVAASVTEAANNNYTFSAPNGQQGDNSFVISPLGLLSVNILSANKGNILIEANRGSTALNSQIGVLEIGCNIVLRNNVILTVDGRLNILGNLDLTGATGSATIIDTETGNGSPGGSGVRVGGSVYGSDVINDPESNSSTGVNVTFCVLNYQNGATQPTGCSAPVGATPNTNYNSDAACAASVLPVELVRFSAVPSAKRFGVDVSWTTASEKNNSHFEIERSADGVTYQKIGRVTGAGNALNVRQYSFEDTRPLAGTSYYRLRQVDFDGTASYSQVVVVNNSSQQVHLTPNPATSQLGFEYAGGELQWRIVNSVGQLMKKGSAQASSSVDVSSLRAGVYFFEVTTGGQRSVQKFFKQD, from the coding sequence ATGATGCGAAAACTTACTTTCTTACTCGGAGGCCTACTTGCTTACGCTGGGGGCGTACAGGCCCAGTGCGTGTACGAAACTATTACTCCTACTTCTGGAGGAAGCAATTTGCTGTCGCAAATTCGATTTCAGCTCGTGAGTGGTAACTGTACCCCCACGACAGGCACATTAGCCGATATTGATAGAGCATATACATCTAGCACTAATACATACGAACTTAGAGACATTGTACTTTATATAAAGAACGATGTCGTAATTGATGCGAACCTAGAACTTTCTAACAACAAAACAGCCATAATCGTTGGCAAGGACCCCGCTATAGTCAACGGTAATTTGACAACGACCAATGTTGCAGCTTCTGTCACTGAAGCTGCAAATAACAACTATACATTTTCCGCTCCGAATGGCCAGCAGGGAGACAACTCCTTTGTAATCTCTCCTCTCGGTCTTCTTTCCGTCAATATTCTTTCTGCCAACAAGGGGAATATCCTCATCGAGGCCAATCGTGGTTCAACCGCTTTGAACTCGCAGATAGGCGTGCTTGAAATAGGCTGCAACATAGTTCTGCGAAACAACGTGATTCTTACTGTTGATGGGCGACTAAACATTTTAGGCAACCTAGATTTGACAGGGGCTACAGGTTCTGCTACTATTATTGACACGGAAACCGGTAATGGTAGCCCTGGCGGTAGTGGTGTTCGTGTAGGGGGAAGCGTATACGGCTCCGACGTTATTAACGATCCAGAGAGCAACAGCAGCACTGGCGTCAACGTAACGTTTTGCGTGCTGAACTACCAAAACGGCGCTACGCAACCTACCGGATGTAGTGCACCTGTTGGTGCCACACCCAACACCAATTACAATTCAGATGCAGCCTGCGCAGCTTCGGTACTTCCCGTCGAGCTGGTAAGGTTTTCGGCTGTACCAAGCGCTAAGCGTTTCGGTGTGGACGTAAGCTGGACTACTGCTTCGGAAAAGAACAACTCGCACTTCGAGATTGAACGTTCGGCAGATGGCGTTACTTACCAAAAGATCGGTCGTGTAACTGGTGCTGGAAATGCGCTTAACGTACGCCAGTACAGCTTCGAGGATACCCGCCCACTAGCCGGCACTAGCTACTACCGCCTACGCCAGGTTGACTTCGACGGCACTGCCTCCTACTCGCAAGTGGTTGTAGTGAACAATAGCAGCCAGCAAGTACACCTCACGCCAAACCCCGCTACCAGCCAACTTGGCTTTGAGTATGCCGGCGGCGAGCTACAGTGGCGCATTGTGAACTCGGTAGGCCAGCTGATGAAGAAAGGCTCGGCGCAAGCCAGCTCGTCGGTTGACGTGTCTTCGCTGCGTGCCGGTGTGTACTTCTTCGAGGTAACTACCGGTGGCCAGCGCTCGGTGCAGAAGTTCTTCAAGCAAGATTAA
- a CDS encoding DsbA family protein, whose amino-acid sequence MQQLPDTQLLYIFDPLCGWCYGMSPVVKRLAEEYADRVPCTVLSGGMVVGEDIEPISIRWGYISQALKQVEQITGVQFGEPFLQLGAEGSHINNSEPPSRALMAFKQLDPLNREVAFAHDIQQAHFAEGRDLNDPATYEQLAKAYSLDAGEFRRWWESDATREATQHEFQMVRQLGVQGFPTLVLVHGHQGYVLTRGYQPYEELKSGLEQLLRDTAQQ is encoded by the coding sequence ATGCAACAACTGCCCGACACCCAACTCCTCTACATTTTCGATCCGCTGTGTGGCTGGTGCTACGGCATGAGCCCCGTGGTGAAGCGCTTGGCTGAAGAGTACGCCGACCGGGTACCATGCACGGTGCTCAGCGGAGGTATGGTGGTTGGCGAAGACATAGAGCCCATCAGTATTCGTTGGGGCTACATCAGCCAGGCGCTAAAGCAGGTGGAGCAGATAACGGGCGTGCAGTTCGGCGAGCCTTTTTTGCAGCTAGGAGCCGAGGGCAGCCACATTAATAACTCCGAGCCGCCGAGCCGTGCCCTCATGGCTTTCAAGCAGCTCGATCCGCTGAACCGCGAGGTGGCGTTTGCGCACGACATTCAGCAGGCGCACTTTGCCGAGGGGCGCGACCTGAACGACCCCGCCACTTACGAGCAGTTGGCCAAAGCATACAGCCTGGATGCGGGCGAGTTCAGGCGGTGGTGGGAAAGCGACGCCACCCGCGAGGCCACCCAACACGAGTTTCAGATGGTGCGTCAGCTGGGCGTACAAGGTTTTCCGACGCTGGTGCTGGTGCACGGGCACCAAGGCTACGTGCTCACGCGCGGCTACCAGCCGTACGAAGAGTTGAAATCAGGGCTGGAGCAGTTGCTGCGTGATACCGCTCAGCAGTAA
- a CDS encoding UbiA family prenyltransferase yields MVIDNYKKALPLLRIPFSVYLMPVYWFALSSLREPFSATRAAGVFVVLHLLAYPASNGYNSWFDRDEGSIGGLERPPQVTPALWHLVVAFDALAVLGALLISPLFAALLAVYLLVSKAYSYDRIRLKKYPVISTLVVVLFQGAFTFLVTQIGADAVWSEVFATDNLLLAAVSSLFLCGSYPLTQVYQHQEDARRGDRTLSLLLGVRGTFVFAGLGLLAGAVVLGTAYLGRRELGFLLVFAVATLPVVALFGRWVWQVWRNSAAADFRRTMRMNQVSSVCLSVAFVLMLALRHWLP; encoded by the coding sequence TTGGTCATTGACAATTACAAAAAAGCCCTGCCGCTGCTACGCATTCCGTTTTCGGTGTACCTGATGCCGGTGTACTGGTTTGCCCTGAGCAGCCTCCGCGAACCGTTTTCGGCTACCCGCGCCGCGGGCGTGTTTGTGGTGCTGCACTTGCTGGCCTACCCCGCGTCCAACGGCTACAACTCTTGGTTCGACCGCGACGAAGGCAGCATTGGCGGCTTGGAACGCCCCCCGCAGGTTACGCCCGCGCTGTGGCACCTTGTTGTCGCTTTTGATGCCTTGGCCGTGCTGGGTGCGCTGCTGATTTCGCCGCTATTTGCCGCGCTGCTGGCCGTGTACCTGCTGGTATCCAAAGCCTATAGCTACGACCGCATCCGCCTGAAAAAATACCCCGTCATCAGCACGCTGGTGGTGGTTTTGTTTCAGGGCGCCTTCACATTTCTGGTGACGCAAATTGGGGCCGACGCAGTGTGGTCGGAGGTTTTTGCCACTGACAACCTGTTGCTGGCCGCCGTCAGCAGCTTGTTTTTGTGCGGCTCTTACCCACTCACGCAAGTGTATCAGCACCAGGAGGACGCCCGCCGCGGCGACCGTACCCTGAGCCTGCTGCTGGGCGTGCGGGGTACGTTTGTGTTTGCGGGCCTGGGTCTGCTGGCCGGTGCCGTGGTTTTGGGCACGGCGTACCTAGGGCGACGAGAGCTTGGCTTTCTGCTGGTGTTTGCCGTGGCCACGCTGCCGGTGGTAGCACTGTTCGGCCGTTGGGTTTGGCAGGTATGGCGCAATTCCGCCGCGGCCGATTTCCGGCGCACCATGCGCATGAACCAAGTGTCGTCGGTGTGCCTGAGCGTAGCGTTTGTGCTGATGCTAGCGCTGCGTCATTGGTTGCCCTAG
- a CDS encoding class I SAM-dependent methyltransferase, with protein MKLRLQLFEFEDQPWFPAVVRAGMMDYLRFMITHLHTYRPIAPLLAEALRRTNQQHVLELCAGAGGGTEDVLQALQAENLPKVRITLTDLYPQPAAWQHIGKQSNGAIGFEPAPVNALQVPAQLAGFRAVFSAFHHFRPALGAQLLRNAVQAQTGVGVFEGAGKHWWEILLALTVLPVAQLLITPFIRPFSVSRLLFTYLIPLIPLCTIWDGVVSILRMYTPKQLLALGRQADPEGRYHWQAGKVRHAWGPEVTYLVGWPKNQ; from the coding sequence ATGAAGCTTCGCCTACAATTGTTTGAGTTTGAAGACCAGCCCTGGTTTCCGGCCGTGGTGCGGGCGGGCATGATGGATTACCTCCGCTTCATGATTACCCACCTGCACACCTACCGACCCATTGCCCCGCTGCTGGCCGAAGCCCTGCGCCGCACCAACCAGCAGCACGTGCTGGAGCTGTGCGCCGGCGCCGGCGGCGGCACCGAGGATGTGCTGCAGGCCCTGCAAGCCGAGAATCTGCCCAAGGTGCGCATTACCCTCACCGATTTGTACCCCCAGCCGGCCGCGTGGCAGCACATCGGCAAGCAATCAAACGGTGCTATCGGCTTCGAGCCCGCGCCCGTAAACGCCTTGCAGGTACCGGCGCAGCTGGCGGGTTTCCGGGCGGTGTTTTCGGCGTTTCATCATTTCCGGCCGGCCCTAGGTGCCCAGCTGCTGCGCAACGCGGTGCAGGCCCAAACGGGTGTGGGTGTGTTTGAGGGCGCCGGCAAGCATTGGTGGGAAATCCTGCTGGCGCTTACGGTGCTGCCCGTGGCGCAGCTGCTCATCACTCCATTTATCCGGCCCTTTAGCGTCAGCCGCTTGCTGTTTACCTACCTAATTCCGCTTATTCCGCTTTGCACCATCTGGGACGGCGTGGTTTCCATCCTGCGCATGTACACGCCCAAGCAGCTGCTGGCCCTAGGTCGGCAGGCCGACCCCGAGGGCCGCTACCACTGGCAGGCAGGCAAAGTGCGCCACGCCTGGGGCCCCGAGGTAACTTACCTCGTGGGTTGGCCGAAAAATCAATGA
- a CDS encoding winged helix-turn-helix domain-containing protein, with protein sequence MKHVIHQLNKAFDHRVRLGVMAVLMANDEVSFNELKETLDLTDGNLASHAAALEKAGYVQVNKQFVGKKPNTTFTATKEGRQAFQEHLDTLEKLLRGGE encoded by the coding sequence GTGAAGCACGTAATCCATCAGCTCAACAAGGCCTTCGACCACCGCGTGCGGCTGGGCGTGATGGCCGTGCTCATGGCCAACGACGAGGTCAGCTTCAACGAGCTAAAAGAAACCCTCGACCTTACCGACGGCAACCTGGCCAGCCACGCCGCCGCGCTCGAAAAAGCCGGCTACGTGCAAGTAAACAAGCAGTTTGTGGGCAAAAAGCCCAATACCACTTTCACTGCTACCAAGGAAGGCCGCCAGGCGTTTCAGGAGCACCTCGATACGCTTGAGAAATTGCTACGGGGCGGCGAATAA
- a CDS encoding DUF4153 domain-containing protein, whose translation MDALPLFSTTSVQSSARPAQAAAWRPVVLVLSTTQKWLLPVGLLLFDVLFWEQHLGLNLAVYALLAVAVLLASRPRSAWRSGYFRLVLLGTLVSAGAVAWYGSGAAALACSASLLMLWGYANQPPLKQASLALLTGLGAAAEVLAGLPNLLLRALPSRQTKVGRVGWYVRLLAMPLLVLGVFHVLFALANPRYRVLAGEVWARFAEWLAKYLAVLSVGHLLFLLVGLAAAAVALLRVPAPRLAQWEAGFAEAVVRRRDGVASFAVRNPDFRRRTFRLADLRKEYLGAVAVFGLVNLLLLVVNAIDVQWLWFGFRPEGNFNLAQFVHEGTYVLIFSILLAMGIVLWFFRRNLNFYQPGLPLLRWGATVWVVQNAVLAVSVGLRNYYYISHMGLAYKRIGVCFFLLLTLFGLVTILLKIWQRRSAFALVRLNSVAAYLVLLCLALGNWEIWIARYNLTSGFRQIDYGFLLSMPGRVLPELVRHRATLNRTPSITTAATYSGYGSQALKPDAAQRLLDARVARWRAYYQATASWQDWTYADWQAYRQLSQRH comes from the coding sequence ATGGATGCACTCCCGTTATTTTCCACCACTTCGGTACAAAGCTCTGCCAGGCCTGCGCAGGCGGCTGCTTGGCGGCCCGTGGTATTGGTGCTGAGCACAACCCAAAAATGGCTGCTGCCCGTGGGGCTGTTGTTGTTTGATGTGTTGTTTTGGGAGCAGCACCTAGGGCTGAATCTGGCCGTGTACGCGCTGCTGGCCGTGGCAGTGTTGCTGGCCAGCCGGCCGCGTAGTGCGTGGCGCTCGGGCTACTTTCGGTTGGTACTGCTGGGTACGCTGGTATCGGCCGGGGCGGTGGCCTGGTACGGCTCGGGAGCGGCGGCACTGGCCTGCTCCGCTTCGTTGCTGATGCTGTGGGGCTACGCCAACCAGCCCCCGCTAAAGCAGGCCAGCTTGGCGTTGCTTACGGGCCTAGGAGCGGCGGCCGAGGTGCTGGCTGGTTTGCCCAACTTGCTGCTGCGGGCGCTGCCCAGCCGGCAAACCAAAGTTGGCCGCGTGGGGTGGTATGTGCGGTTGCTTGCCATGCCGTTGCTGGTGCTCGGGGTGTTTCATGTGTTGTTTGCACTGGCTAATCCGCGCTACCGGGTGCTGGCCGGCGAGGTATGGGCCCGCTTTGCCGAGTGGCTGGCCAAATACTTAGCGGTGTTGTCGGTGGGACACTTGCTGTTTTTGCTAGTGGGTTTGGCTGCCGCGGCGGTGGCTTTGTTGCGGGTGCCCGCACCCAGGTTGGCGCAGTGGGAGGCCGGCTTTGCCGAAGCAGTGGTGCGCCGGCGCGACGGGGTAGCCTCGTTTGCCGTGCGCAACCCCGATTTCCGGCGGCGCACGTTCCGCCTCGCCGATTTGCGCAAAGAGTACCTAGGGGCCGTAGCCGTGTTTGGGCTCGTCAACCTGCTGCTGTTGGTCGTCAACGCCATCGATGTGCAATGGCTGTGGTTTGGTTTCCGGCCCGAGGGCAATTTCAACCTGGCGCAGTTCGTGCACGAGGGCACCTACGTGCTCATCTTCAGCATATTGCTGGCCATGGGCATCGTGCTGTGGTTTTTCCGGCGCAACCTCAATTTCTACCAACCGGGTTTGCCTTTGCTGCGCTGGGGTGCCACGGTGTGGGTGGTCCAAAACGCTGTGCTGGCGGTATCGGTAGGGTTGCGCAACTACTATTATATCTCGCACATGGGCTTGGCTTACAAGCGCATAGGCGTGTGTTTCTTTCTGCTGCTCACGCTGTTTGGGCTGGTTACCATCCTGCTCAAAATCTGGCAGCGGCGTTCGGCTTTTGCATTGGTTCGGCTGAACAGCGTAGCCGCGTACCTCGTGCTGCTCTGCTTGGCACTGGGCAACTGGGAAATCTGGATTGCGCGCTACAACCTGACCTCCGGGTTTCGGCAAATCGATTACGGGTTTCTGCTGAGCATGCCCGGCCGCGTGCTGCCCGAGCTGGTGCGCCACCGCGCTACCCTCAACCGCACGCCTAGCATCACTACCGCCGCTACCTACAGCGGCTACGGCAGCCAAGCCCTAAAACCCGATGCTGCCCAGCGCCTGCTCGATGCACGCGTGGCGCGCTGGCGCGCTTACTACCAGGCAACCGCCAGCTGGCAGGATTGGACCTACGCCGATTGGCAGGCCTACCGCCAGCTCAGCCAACGGCACTAA
- a CDS encoding ferritin-like domain-containing protein: protein MMTFADWTAYFRANQNHLAELSWDDTYRLTERERRAAGRSLQHFQRGESSEGHHLYHHAQTSHDADYLAAMRLFIAEEQGHAKVLGRFLDVQGLPRLRVCFTDNVFRWLRRLSNWEHTIRLLLTAEIIAAVYYRALYHATYSGLLQQICLRILRDERQHIAFQCSTLRYLRPRRSSLGWWLSQQLHRGLMIGTTAVVWVCYNRTLWAGGMGPVGFAAGVAQEWERAQQLLRTPAAELPAAQGSVGHLGPAHLATQGQ, encoded by the coding sequence ATGATGACGTTTGCCGACTGGACTGCGTACTTCCGCGCCAACCAAAACCACCTGGCCGAGCTGAGCTGGGACGATACCTACCGCCTTACCGAGCGCGAACGACGCGCGGCGGGCCGCTCGCTACAGCACTTTCAGCGCGGCGAAAGCTCCGAGGGGCACCACTTGTACCACCACGCCCAAACCAGCCACGATGCCGACTACCTCGCGGCCATGCGCCTGTTTATTGCCGAAGAACAAGGCCACGCCAAGGTGCTGGGGCGTTTTTTGGACGTGCAAGGCTTACCCCGCCTGCGCGTGTGCTTCACCGACAACGTATTTCGCTGGCTGCGGCGCCTCAGCAATTGGGAGCACACCATTCGGTTGCTGCTCACGGCCGAGATAATTGCTGCTGTGTACTACCGCGCCCTGTACCACGCTACTTACTCGGGGCTGCTGCAGCAAATATGCCTGCGCATTTTGCGTGACGAGCGGCAGCACATTGCCTTTCAGTGCAGCACCCTGCGGTATTTGCGCCCGCGGCGTAGCAGCCTGGGGTGGTGGCTCAGCCAACAACTACACCGCGGCCTGATGATTGGCACGACGGCTGTGGTGTGGGTGTGCTACAACCGCACGTTGTGGGCAGGGGGCATGGGGCCGGTGGGGTTTGCGGCCGGCGTAGCGCAAGAGTGGGAGCGGGCCCAGCAACTCCTGCGGACCCCGGCTGCCGAGCTACCTGCCGCCCAGGGCAGCGTTGGGCACCTAGGCCCGGCGCACCTAGCAACTCAGGGGCAATGA
- a CDS encoding transglycosylase domain-containing protein, with the protein MPSTEAQHINAATPPKPRPKRSWPNRLSRIAWAAFAAAAGFFLLLPILVASNFLFLFGKSPSLEELEDPKVEQPSEVFTSDGVLLGRYYRENRYPVPLDSMSPWLIKALVATEDIRYQEHSGIDPQALVGSVVAAARGQKRGGSTITQQLAKNLYKTRRGEQGLLGHVPVVSTIIAKLKEWLTAVELERRYTKDEILRMYLNTVDYGSQSYGIKVAAKTFFSTTPDSLRPEQVAVLVGALNNPTAFNARFHPEAATRRRNLVLERMGQAGVLPAAQVKILQAQPIVLKYQVEKHVDGPENYFRTAISQFVNDWCEKNGYDMYRDGLRIYTTIDSRMQEHAEDAVQKRMKTLQRSFDNFWRNRGKNPWVDEDGNEIPNFIETQIKRTELYKELATRYKGNPAGLDSALNTKRPMKVFTWKGDGDTTLLLSPLDSLAYYKHFLHAGMMSMDPYTGHIKAWVGGLNYRFFQYDHVKQGKRQAGSTFKPFVYLTAIDKGYAPCDRIRDERVTINYVENGKPMEWKPDNVTREYTGINMTLRHAMARSVNSVTAQLTERVGWNEVAKYANKVGIRSKLLGVPSIGLGSAGDVSVYEMVNAYSTFVNGGFRPEPLIVTRIEDRNGNVIKQFDPQQKRVIPAETAWLMVYMLRGGMDEPGGTSQGLWEYDLWKKNNQIGGKTGTTSNYSDGWYMGITKDLVTGVWVGGEDRSIHFFRSEQGEGGRMALPVFGMFMERIYKDKELGITPGPFPKYPGKINRKYICYSEDSRPRRQKVEVDSIVVDNLLDRINEGTIEVPDSLKAQ; encoded by the coding sequence ATGCCCTCGACTGAAGCTCAGCATATTAACGCCGCTACGCCCCCAAAGCCCCGCCCCAAGCGTTCTTGGCCTAACCGCCTTTCGCGCATTGCTTGGGCTGCTTTTGCTGCCGCGGCTGGTTTTTTTCTGCTGCTGCCTATTCTGGTAGCTTCCAACTTCTTGTTCCTGTTCGGCAAATCGCCGAGCCTCGAGGAGCTGGAAGACCCCAAAGTAGAGCAGCCTTCCGAGGTGTTTACCTCCGACGGCGTGCTGCTTGGGCGCTACTACCGCGAAAACCGTTACCCCGTGCCGCTCGACAGCATGTCGCCGTGGCTGATAAAGGCCTTGGTGGCTACCGAAGACATCCGCTACCAGGAGCACTCCGGCATCGATCCGCAGGCATTGGTGGGCTCGGTGGTGGCTGCCGCCCGCGGGCAAAAGCGCGGGGGCTCCACCATTACGCAGCAGCTGGCCAAAAACCTCTACAAAACCCGCCGCGGCGAGCAGGGCCTCCTAGGTCATGTACCCGTGGTGAGCACCATCATTGCCAAGCTGAAGGAGTGGCTGACGGCCGTGGAGCTGGAGCGCCGCTACACCAAGGATGAAATCCTGCGCATGTACCTCAACACCGTCGATTACGGTTCGCAGTCGTACGGCATTAAGGTGGCGGCCAAAACGTTCTTCAGCACCACGCCCGACAGCCTCCGCCCCGAGCAAGTAGCGGTGCTGGTAGGCGCCCTCAACAACCCCACGGCTTTTAACGCGCGCTTCCACCCCGAAGCCGCCACCCGGCGCCGCAATTTGGTGCTCGAGCGCATGGGGCAAGCGGGGGTGTTGCCCGCCGCGCAAGTGAAAATTCTGCAGGCGCAGCCCATCGTGCTGAAGTACCAGGTAGAAAAGCACGTCGACGGCCCCGAAAACTACTTCCGCACGGCCATCAGCCAGTTCGTAAACGACTGGTGCGAGAAGAACGGCTACGACATGTACCGCGACGGACTGCGCATCTACACCACCATCGACTCGCGCATGCAGGAGCACGCCGAGGACGCCGTGCAGAAGCGCATGAAAACGCTGCAGCGCAGCTTCGATAATTTCTGGCGCAACCGCGGCAAAAACCCGTGGGTGGATGAAGATGGCAACGAAATTCCCAACTTCATTGAAACGCAGATTAAGCGCACCGAGCTATACAAAGAGCTGGCCACGCGCTACAAAGGCAACCCCGCCGGCCTGGATTCGGCCCTGAACACCAAGCGCCCCATGAAGGTGTTTACCTGGAAGGGAGACGGCGACACTACGCTGCTGCTTTCGCCGCTCGACTCGTTGGCGTACTACAAACACTTTCTGCACGCCGGCATGATGTCGATGGACCCGTACACCGGGCACATCAAAGCCTGGGTGGGTGGCCTGAACTATCGTTTCTTTCAGTACGACCACGTAAAGCAGGGCAAACGGCAGGCCGGCTCCACATTTAAGCCGTTTGTGTACCTCACCGCCATCGATAAAGGCTACGCGCCCTGCGACCGGATTCGGGACGAGCGCGTGACGATAAATTACGTGGAGAACGGCAAGCCCATGGAGTGGAAGCCCGACAACGTAACGCGAGAGTACACGGGCATCAACATGACGCTGCGCCACGCCATGGCCCGCTCGGTAAACTCCGTAACGGCCCAGCTTACCGAGCGTGTGGGCTGGAACGAGGTAGCCAAATATGCCAACAAAGTGGGCATCCGGAGCAAGCTGCTGGGCGTACCGAGCATCGGCCTAGGTTCGGCCGGCGACGTGAGCGTGTACGAAATGGTGAATGCCTACAGCACGTTCGTAAACGGGGGCTTCCGGCCCGAGCCGCTCATCGTTACGCGCATCGAAGACCGCAACGGCAACGTTATTAAGCAGTTCGATCCGCAGCAGAAACGCGTGATTCCGGCCGAAACGGCTTGGCTGATGGTGTACATGCTGCGCGGCGGCATGGACGAGCCCGGCGGTACCTCGCAGGGCTTGTGGGAGTACGACCTGTGGAAGAAGAACAACCAGATCGGCGGCAAAACCGGCACCACCTCCAACTATTCCGACGGCTGGTACATGGGCATTACCAAAGACCTCGTGACTGGGGTGTGGGTCGGTGGCGAAGACCGCTCCATTCACTTCTTCCGCTCGGAGCAGGGCGAAGGCGGCCGTATGGCGCTGCCGGTGTTCGGCATGTTCATGGAGCGTATTTACAAGGACAAGGAGTTAGGTATTACGCCCGGCCCATTTCCGAAGTACCCCGGCAAAATCAATCGCAAGTACATCTGCTACTCCGAGGATTCGCGCCCGCGCCGCCAGAAAGTGGAAGTAGACTCGATTGTGGTGGACAACCTGCTCGACCGCATTAACGAAGGCACCATTGAGGTGCCCGATAGCCTGAAGGCGCAGTAG
- a CDS encoding TIGR01777 family oxidoreductase — protein sequence MKPSLRKVLISGGRGLIGMRLSEMLIDAGYEVAHLSRQTGRGHYCSFRWDPSAGQIDEAAIGYADFIVNLAGASVSDEKWSEERKHEIMSSRVGGTNLLARELRERPHHVKAFISASAIGIYGDADDRMLTEETPPAPADDFLADVATQWERAAQQVQDLGIRTVITRIGIVLSDEGGALPSIARPVKLMAGAALGSGRQYMSWVHIDDLCRLLIQMMEEPEWQGTYNAVSPHPVTNKEFTSTLADVLHRPLVLPKVPEFGLKLLMGEMSEIVLASQRVSAQKVMEQGFKFEHPHLREALESFYQREEG from the coding sequence ATGAAACCATCGTTGCGCAAAGTGTTGATTTCGGGTGGCCGCGGCCTTATCGGCATGCGCCTTTCCGAAATGCTGATTGACGCAGGCTACGAAGTGGCCCACTTAAGCCGGCAAACCGGGCGTGGCCACTACTGCAGCTTCCGTTGGGACCCCTCCGCCGGCCAAATTGACGAGGCCGCCATCGGCTACGCCGATTTCATTGTGAACCTGGCCGGCGCCAGCGTTTCGGACGAGAAATGGTCGGAGGAGCGCAAGCACGAAATCATGTCGAGCCGCGTGGGCGGCACCAACCTGCTGGCCCGCGAGCTGCGCGAGCGGCCGCACCACGTGAAGGCATTTATCTCGGCCTCGGCAATCGGCATTTACGGCGACGCCGACGACCGGATGCTGACGGAAGAGACTCCACCCGCTCCGGCCGACGACTTTCTGGCCGACGTAGCGACGCAATGGGAACGGGCTGCCCAACAGGTGCAAGACCTAGGCATCCGCACCGTCATCACGCGTATCGGCATTGTGCTCAGCGACGAGGGCGGCGCGCTGCCCAGCATTGCCCGCCCGGTTAAGCTGATGGCCGGTGCGGCCCTAGGTTCGGGGCGCCAGTACATGTCGTGGGTACATATCGACGACCTCTGCCGCTTGCTGATTCAGATGATGGAAGAACCGGAGTGGCAGGGCACGTACAATGCGGTGTCGCCGCACCCGGTTACCAATAAGGAGTTTACCTCCACCCTGGCCGATGTACTACATCGCCCGTTGGTATTGCCCAAGGTGCCGGAGTTCGGCCTGAAACTGCTGATGGGCGAGATGAGCGAGATTGTGCTGGCCTCGCAGCGGGTTAGCGCCCAAAAAGTAATGGAGCAAGGCTTTAAGTTTGAACACCCGCACCTGCGCGAAGCACTGGAGTCATTCTACCAGCGCGAGGAAGGCTAA
- the folE gene encoding GTP cyclohydrolase I FolE has product MAKQPDPAALPGADDHLDAELRTPLRDDAFALSEEDKIAGITAHFREIMHLLGLDLTDDSLNGTPRRVAKMFVNEWFRGLDPQHRPEVRLFENRYQYHHILVERDITLFSCCEHHFVPIIGKAHVAYLPGEHVVGLSKLNRVVQYYARRPQVQERLTRQIAEELKQSLRTDDVAVLIEADHLCVMSRGVNDTSSSTITAEYGGAFERDEQLRREFLRLIGK; this is encoded by the coding sequence ATGGCTAAACAGCCCGATCCGGCAGCCCTTCCGGGCGCCGACGACCACCTCGATGCCGAGTTGCGCACCCCATTGCGCGACGATGCTTTTGCGCTTAGCGAGGAAGATAAAATTGCGGGCATCACCGCGCACTTCCGCGAGATTATGCATTTGCTCGGCCTCGACCTCACCGACGACAGCCTGAACGGCACGCCGCGCCGCGTGGCCAAGATGTTCGTGAATGAGTGGTTCCGCGGGCTCGATCCGCAGCACCGCCCCGAGGTTCGTTTGTTTGAAAACCGGTACCAGTACCACCATATTCTGGTAGAGCGCGACATCACTTTGTTCTCGTGCTGCGAGCATCACTTTGTACCTATTATAGGTAAGGCCCACGTAGCGTACCTGCCCGGCGAGCACGTGGTTGGCCTTTCTAAGCTGAACCGCGTGGTGCAGTACTACGCCCGCCGCCCGCAGGTGCAAGAGCGCCTCACCCGCCAAATTGCCGAGGAGCTGAAGCAAAGCCTGCGTACCGACGACGTGGCCGTGCTCATCGAGGCCGACCACTTGTGCGTGATGAGCCGCGGCGTAAACGATACCAGCAGCTCCACCATTACGGCAGAATACGGCGGGGCTTTCGAGCGCGACGAACAACTGCGGCGCGAGTTTTTGCGACTGATCGGCAAGTAA